Proteins encoded in a region of the Nicotiana tomentosiformis chromosome 9, ASM39032v3, whole genome shotgun sequence genome:
- the LOC104119939 gene encoding endonuclease III homolog 1, chloroplastic-like isoform X5, whose protein sequence is MIVKEVKTESPDQKFLRHPEIEDFANKSSNINSQSIQPPANWERVIEGIRKMRSSEHAPVDSIDPDEGVTSLQPKERRFAVLIGSLLSSQTKGHVTHEANQRLLENGLLSADSMDKADEVTIKTLIYPVGFYTRKARHLKQVAKICVSKYDGDIPSTVDELLLLPGVGPKIAHLVMIMAWNKVEGICVDTHVHRVSNRLGWVSQPGKKQGTRSPEETRVSLQQWLPKEEWVSINLLLVGFGQTICTPLRPRCAKCTVSQFCPSAFKEMSSPASTSRTLSPKKKH, encoded by the exons ATGATAGTTAAAGAGGTTAAGACAGAATCTCCTGATCAAAAA TTTCTCAGGCATCCAGAAATAGAAGATTTTGCAAATAAAAGTAGCAATATTAATTCTCAGTCAA TACAACCTCCTGCCAACTGGGAAAGGGTCATTGAAGGGATACGCAAAATGAGATCATCAGAACATGCACCTGTGGACTCCATTGACCCGGATGAAGGAGTGACTTCTCTTCAACCTAAG GAAAGAAGATTTGCTGTTCTAATTGGCTCATTGTTATCAAGCCAGACCAAGGGTCATGTTACACATG AAGCAAATCAGCGGCTCCTCGAAAATGGTTTGCTGAGTGCTGACTCAATGGATAAAGCTGATGAAGTCACCATAAAGACCTTGATATACCCG GTTGGATTTTACACAAGAAAGGCTCGGCACCTTAAACAAGTTGCAAAGATTTGTGTCTCTAAATATGATGGAGACATTCCTAGTACAGTAGACGAGTTGCTTCTACTTCCAGGTGTTGGTCCCAAGATAGCTCACCTG gTTATGATTATGGCATGGAACAAAGTTGAAGGGATTTGTGTAGATACCCACGTGCATCGTGTTAGTAATCGGCTTGGTTGGGTCTCGCAGCCTGGAAAAAAGCAG GGAACTAGATCACCCGAAGAGACTAGGGTCTCCTTGCAGCAGTGGCTTCCTAAAGAAGAATGGGTTTCCATTAATTTGCTGTTG GTAGGCTTTGGACAGACCATATGTACTCCTCTGAGACCTCGCTGTGCAAAATGTACTGTAAGTCAATTCTGCCCATCGGCATTTAAGGAGATGTCAAGCCCAGCTTCCACTTCCAGAACACTAAGCCCCAAGAAGAAACATTGA
- the LOC104119939 gene encoding endonuclease III homolog 2, chloroplastic-like isoform X4, whose amino-acid sequence MSLSLLRHTPYLTSTVPLPIQYFFISSTKMPKTRLSTIRQNSVQPPANWERVIEGIRKMRSSEHAPVDSIDPDEGVTSLQPKERRFAVLIGSLLSSQTKGHVTHEANQRLLENGLLSADSMDKADEVTIKTLIYPVGFYTRKARHLKQVAKICVSKYDGDIPSTVDELLLLPGVGPKIAHLVMIMAWNKVEGICVDTHVHRVSNRLGWVSQPGKKQGTRSPEETRVSLQQWLPKEEWVSINLLLVGFGQTICTPLRPRCAKCTVSQFCPSAFKEMSSPASTSRTLSPKKKH is encoded by the exons ATGTCCCTCTCTCTTCTCCGACACACACCATATCTCACCTCAACAGTTCCATTGCCAATTCAATATTTCTTCATCTCTTCTACCAAAATGCCAAAAACACGTCTCTCCACCATACGACAAAACTCAG TACAACCTCCTGCCAACTGGGAAAGGGTCATTGAAGGGATACGCAAAATGAGATCATCAGAACATGCACCTGTGGACTCCATTGACCCGGATGAAGGAGTGACTTCTCTTCAACCTAAG GAAAGAAGATTTGCTGTTCTAATTGGCTCATTGTTATCAAGCCAGACCAAGGGTCATGTTACACATG AAGCAAATCAGCGGCTCCTCGAAAATGGTTTGCTGAGTGCTGACTCAATGGATAAAGCTGATGAAGTCACCATAAAGACCTTGATATACCCG GTTGGATTTTACACAAGAAAGGCTCGGCACCTTAAACAAGTTGCAAAGATTTGTGTCTCTAAATATGATGGAGACATTCCTAGTACAGTAGACGAGTTGCTTCTACTTCCAGGTGTTGGTCCCAAGATAGCTCACCTG gTTATGATTATGGCATGGAACAAAGTTGAAGGGATTTGTGTAGATACCCACGTGCATCGTGTTAGTAATCGGCTTGGTTGGGTCTCGCAGCCTGGAAAAAAGCAG GGAACTAGATCACCCGAAGAGACTAGGGTCTCCTTGCAGCAGTGGCTTCCTAAAGAAGAATGGGTTTCCATTAATTTGCTGTTG GTAGGCTTTGGACAGACCATATGTACTCCTCTGAGACCTCGCTGTGCAAAATGTACTGTAAGTCAATTCTGCCCATCGGCATTTAAGGAGATGTCAAGCCCAGCTTCCACTTCCAGAACACTAAGCCCCAAGAAGAAACATTGA
- the LOC104119939 gene encoding endonuclease III homolog 1, chloroplastic-like isoform X2: MPSSKLLAFQDKKTWLKLSPVRSLQKCPSLFSDTHHISPQQFHCQFNISSSLLPKCQKHVSPPYDKTQFLRHPEIEDFANKSSNINSQSIQPPANWERVIEGIRKMRSSEHAPVDSIDPDEGVTSLQPKERRFAVLIGSLLSSQTKGHVTHEANQRLLENGLLSADSMDKADEVTIKTLIYPVGFYTRKARHLKQVAKICVSKYDGDIPSTVDELLLLPGVGPKIAHLVMIMAWNKVEGICVDTHVHRVSNRLGWVSQPGKKQGTRSPEETRVSLQQWLPKEEWVSINLLLVGFGQTICTPLRPRCAKCTVSQFCPSAFKEMSSPASTSRTLSPKKKH; the protein is encoded by the exons ATGCCAAGTTCTAAGTTGTTAGCATTTCAAGATAAAAAGACGTGGCTTAAACTCTCGCCAGTAAGGTCCCTCCAAAAATGTCCCTCTCTCTTCTCCGACACACACCATATCTCACCTCAACAGTTCCATTGCCAATTCAATATTTCTTCATCTCTTCTACCAAAATGCCAAAAACACGTCTCTCCACCATACGACAAAACTCAG TTTCTCAGGCATCCAGAAATAGAAGATTTTGCAAATAAAAGTAGCAATATTAATTCTCAGTCAA TACAACCTCCTGCCAACTGGGAAAGGGTCATTGAAGGGATACGCAAAATGAGATCATCAGAACATGCACCTGTGGACTCCATTGACCCGGATGAAGGAGTGACTTCTCTTCAACCTAAG GAAAGAAGATTTGCTGTTCTAATTGGCTCATTGTTATCAAGCCAGACCAAGGGTCATGTTACACATG AAGCAAATCAGCGGCTCCTCGAAAATGGTTTGCTGAGTGCTGACTCAATGGATAAAGCTGATGAAGTCACCATAAAGACCTTGATATACCCG GTTGGATTTTACACAAGAAAGGCTCGGCACCTTAAACAAGTTGCAAAGATTTGTGTCTCTAAATATGATGGAGACATTCCTAGTACAGTAGACGAGTTGCTTCTACTTCCAGGTGTTGGTCCCAAGATAGCTCACCTG gTTATGATTATGGCATGGAACAAAGTTGAAGGGATTTGTGTAGATACCCACGTGCATCGTGTTAGTAATCGGCTTGGTTGGGTCTCGCAGCCTGGAAAAAAGCAG GGAACTAGATCACCCGAAGAGACTAGGGTCTCCTTGCAGCAGTGGCTTCCTAAAGAAGAATGGGTTTCCATTAATTTGCTGTTG GTAGGCTTTGGACAGACCATATGTACTCCTCTGAGACCTCGCTGTGCAAAATGTACTGTAAGTCAATTCTGCCCATCGGCATTTAAGGAGATGTCAAGCCCAGCTTCCACTTCCAGAACACTAAGCCCCAAGAAGAAACATTGA
- the LOC104119939 gene encoding endonuclease III homolog 1, chloroplastic-like isoform X1, translated as MPSSKLLAFQDKKTWLKLSPVRSLQKCPSLFSDTHHISPQQFHCQFNISSSLLPKCQKHVSPPYDKTQVHQNFSLNFLRHPEIEDFANKSSNINSQSIQPPANWERVIEGIRKMRSSEHAPVDSIDPDEGVTSLQPKERRFAVLIGSLLSSQTKGHVTHEANQRLLENGLLSADSMDKADEVTIKTLIYPVGFYTRKARHLKQVAKICVSKYDGDIPSTVDELLLLPGVGPKIAHLVMIMAWNKVEGICVDTHVHRVSNRLGWVSQPGKKQGTRSPEETRVSLQQWLPKEEWVSINLLLVGFGQTICTPLRPRCAKCTVSQFCPSAFKEMSSPASTSRTLSPKKKH; from the exons ATGCCAAGTTCTAAGTTGTTAGCATTTCAAGATAAAAAGACGTGGCTTAAACTCTCGCCAGTAAGGTCCCTCCAAAAATGTCCCTCTCTCTTCTCCGACACACACCATATCTCACCTCAACAGTTCCATTGCCAATTCAATATTTCTTCATCTCTTCTACCAAAATGCCAAAAACACGTCTCTCCACCATACGACAAAACTCAGGTGCACCAAAATTTTAGCTTAAAT TTTCTCAGGCATCCAGAAATAGAAGATTTTGCAAATAAAAGTAGCAATATTAATTCTCAGTCAA TACAACCTCCTGCCAACTGGGAAAGGGTCATTGAAGGGATACGCAAAATGAGATCATCAGAACATGCACCTGTGGACTCCATTGACCCGGATGAAGGAGTGACTTCTCTTCAACCTAAG GAAAGAAGATTTGCTGTTCTAATTGGCTCATTGTTATCAAGCCAGACCAAGGGTCATGTTACACATG AAGCAAATCAGCGGCTCCTCGAAAATGGTTTGCTGAGTGCTGACTCAATGGATAAAGCTGATGAAGTCACCATAAAGACCTTGATATACCCG GTTGGATTTTACACAAGAAAGGCTCGGCACCTTAAACAAGTTGCAAAGATTTGTGTCTCTAAATATGATGGAGACATTCCTAGTACAGTAGACGAGTTGCTTCTACTTCCAGGTGTTGGTCCCAAGATAGCTCACCTG gTTATGATTATGGCATGGAACAAAGTTGAAGGGATTTGTGTAGATACCCACGTGCATCGTGTTAGTAATCGGCTTGGTTGGGTCTCGCAGCCTGGAAAAAAGCAG GGAACTAGATCACCCGAAGAGACTAGGGTCTCCTTGCAGCAGTGGCTTCCTAAAGAAGAATGGGTTTCCATTAATTTGCTGTTG GTAGGCTTTGGACAGACCATATGTACTCCTCTGAGACCTCGCTGTGCAAAATGTACTGTAAGTCAATTCTGCCCATCGGCATTTAAGGAGATGTCAAGCCCAGCTTCCACTTCCAGAACACTAAGCCCCAAGAAGAAACATTGA
- the LOC104119939 gene encoding endonuclease III homolog 1, chloroplastic-like isoform X3 — protein sequence MPKTRLSTIRQNSGSEVVGVVPKNRVKKRRVEMIVKEVKTESPDQKFLRHPEIEDFANKSSNINSQSIQPPANWERVIEGIRKMRSSEHAPVDSIDPDEGVTSLQPKERRFAVLIGSLLSSQTKGHVTHEANQRLLENGLLSADSMDKADEVTIKTLIYPVGFYTRKARHLKQVAKICVSKYDGDIPSTVDELLLLPGVGPKIAHLVMIMAWNKVEGICVDTHVHRVSNRLGWVSQPGKKQGTRSPEETRVSLQQWLPKEEWVSINLLLVGFGQTICTPLRPRCAKCTVSQFCPSAFKEMSSPASTSRTLSPKKKH from the exons ATGCCAAAAACACGTCTCTCCACCATACGACAAAACTCAG GTTCTGAAGTTGTTGGTGTTGTACCTAAGAACAGAGTGAAAAAAAGGAGAGTGGAAATGATAGTTAAAGAGGTTAAGACAGAATCTCCTGATCAAAAA TTTCTCAGGCATCCAGAAATAGAAGATTTTGCAAATAAAAGTAGCAATATTAATTCTCAGTCAA TACAACCTCCTGCCAACTGGGAAAGGGTCATTGAAGGGATACGCAAAATGAGATCATCAGAACATGCACCTGTGGACTCCATTGACCCGGATGAAGGAGTGACTTCTCTTCAACCTAAG GAAAGAAGATTTGCTGTTCTAATTGGCTCATTGTTATCAAGCCAGACCAAGGGTCATGTTACACATG AAGCAAATCAGCGGCTCCTCGAAAATGGTTTGCTGAGTGCTGACTCAATGGATAAAGCTGATGAAGTCACCATAAAGACCTTGATATACCCG GTTGGATTTTACACAAGAAAGGCTCGGCACCTTAAACAAGTTGCAAAGATTTGTGTCTCTAAATATGATGGAGACATTCCTAGTACAGTAGACGAGTTGCTTCTACTTCCAGGTGTTGGTCCCAAGATAGCTCACCTG gTTATGATTATGGCATGGAACAAAGTTGAAGGGATTTGTGTAGATACCCACGTGCATCGTGTTAGTAATCGGCTTGGTTGGGTCTCGCAGCCTGGAAAAAAGCAG GGAACTAGATCACCCGAAGAGACTAGGGTCTCCTTGCAGCAGTGGCTTCCTAAAGAAGAATGGGTTTCCATTAATTTGCTGTTG GTAGGCTTTGGACAGACCATATGTACTCCTCTGAGACCTCGCTGTGCAAAATGTACTGTAAGTCAATTCTGCCCATCGGCATTTAAGGAGATGTCAAGCCCAGCTTCCACTTCCAGAACACTAAGCCCCAAGAAGAAACATTGA